Proteins from a genomic interval of Polaribacter sejongensis:
- a CDS encoding glycoside hydrolase family 172 protein translates to MKRSLIGEIIPLIFLISVFSCKKVDQKITIQSLLNEMVSREHIAQFPETNFRLKQESSYNRASVNPTDSVGWFNNKDHNNNNKDHNFIRVEEINGQKEWVLMDHKGAGAIVRTWMPFKNAQKPSTNSIIKFYLDGSDTPALEGNMLDLLNGDGLIPFPLAHKSLRSAVSFFPIPYAKSCKITVTERPFFYQFTYREYPAETAIKTFTLEDYQQAKSAIEEVATTLLQSENKNEFENATDFHQLKPNEEKVFELQKGTAAIKNLALKLKSYQDSTVTRGVVIKINFDGKETVWSPIGDFFGTGVGLHPFKGWYRTVAEDGTLSSRWVMPYQKEAKITILNLGTTAIDFKLKTKVETWQWDENSMYFHAGFRQQYPVATRPFSDWNYITIKGRGVYVGDALTVMNPVKKWWGEGDEKIYVDGEKFPSIFGTGTEDYYAYSWGGISTDFYEHPFHAQPRSNVYNKFNRKTTNERNTQGYSTETRTRALDGMPFSSSLKLDMEVWSWVDCDMQYTLGMYWYGDANSTANVKPVPEQVLILPSW, encoded by the coding sequence ATGAAACGATCGCTTATAGGTGAAATCATACCCCTTATTTTTTTGATAAGTGTCTTTTCCTGTAAAAAAGTAGACCAAAAAATTACTATTCAGTCGTTGTTAAATGAAATGGTAAGTAGAGAGCATATTGCTCAGTTTCCAGAAACTAATTTTAGATTAAAACAAGAAAGTAGTTATAATAGAGCTTCTGTAAATCCTACAGATTCTGTTGGATGGTTCAACAATAAAGATCATAATAACAATAACAAAGACCATAATTTTATTCGTGTTGAAGAAATAAACGGACAAAAAGAATGGGTACTAATGGATCACAAAGGTGCTGGCGCAATAGTGCGTACTTGGATGCCTTTTAAAAATGCTCAAAAACCAAGCACAAACAGTATTATTAAATTTTATTTAGACGGTTCAGACACTCCAGCCTTAGAAGGAAATATGTTAGATTTATTAAACGGAGACGGATTAATTCCTTTTCCGTTAGCGCATAAATCATTGCGTTCTGCAGTTTCTTTTTTCCCAATTCCGTATGCAAAGAGTTGTAAAATTACAGTTACAGAACGTCCTTTTTTCTATCAATTTACCTACAGAGAATACCCTGCTGAAACAGCTATAAAAACGTTTACATTAGAAGATTATCAACAAGCAAAATCAGCAATAGAAGAAGTTGCAACAACACTTTTGCAATCAGAAAATAAAAATGAGTTTGAAAACGCTACAGATTTTCATCAACTAAAACCAAATGAAGAAAAAGTTTTTGAGCTTCAAAAAGGAACAGCTGCTATAAAAAACCTTGCTTTAAAATTAAAAAGTTATCAAGATTCTACAGTTACACGTGGGGTTGTTATCAAAATAAATTTTGATGGAAAAGAAACAGTTTGGTCGCCAATTGGCGATTTTTTCGGAACAGGAGTTGGTTTACATCCTTTTAAAGGTTGGTACAGAACAGTAGCAGAAGATGGTACGTTGTCTAGTAGATGGGTAATGCCCTATCAAAAAGAAGCAAAAATTACCATTCTTAATTTGGGTACAACAGCTATCGATTTTAAGCTAAAAACCAAAGTAGAAACTTGGCAATGGGATGAGAACTCTATGTATTTCCATGCAGGTTTTCGTCAGCAATATCCTGTAGCAACACGTCCTTTTTCAGATTGGAATTACATCACCATAAAAGGTAGAGGAGTTTATGTAGGAGATGCACTTACGGTAATGAATCCGGTTAAAAAATGGTGGGGAGAAGGAGATGAAAAAATTTATGTAGATGGAGAAAAGTTTCCATCTATTTTTGGTACCGGAACCGAAGATTATTATGCGTATTCATGGGGAGGAATCAGTACAGATTTCTATGAACATCCATTTCATGCACAACCTCGTAGCAATGTGTACAACAAGTTCAACAGAAAAACTACCAACGAAAGAAACACTCAAGGCTATAGCACAGAAACAAGAACGAGAGCTTTAGACGGAATGCCTTTTAGTAGTTCTTTAAAACTAGATATGGAAGTGTGGAGTTGGGTAGATTGTGACATGCAATACACATTGGGAATGTATTGGTATGGAGATGCAAATTCTACAGCCAACGTAAAACCTGTGCCAGAACAAGTTTTAATATTACCAAGTTGGTAA